A single Primulina eburnea isolate SZY01 chromosome 11, ASM2296580v1, whole genome shotgun sequence DNA region contains:
- the LOC140805550 gene encoding uncharacterized protein yields the protein MILQYVAPQHKMNVTLNDDDDVLNMIHLHMCMKLCMIELRAESKNEHVRNQNIRRVDEEDRQRNSGNEADQATLSNTLDAWINCIRGVGQTFKDAADFRRCVKNYVVSTRRSFSYRKNDSEKVTVTFTDTSCGWRIYASNYKAYNIFAIRKCNLEHTCGENNLRSRGHPRADATWIANVVKGKLIGEPSYRPCTIQKDLQRDYVVELYYRNVWKGKELAMHDIHGTDEGCYDRLRWYCRAVKETNPGSVAECEIDIETNNFKRLFICLYACVVGFVTGCRPLIFLDGTHIKNKFKGCILLAVSKDANDDLFTIAYSVVDAEMILIGNGFIII from the exons ATGATTCTACAATACGTAGCCCCCCAACACAAGATGAACGTGACTTTGAATGACGATGATGATGTCCTAAATATGATTCATCTTCATATGTGTATGAAGCTCTGCATGATTGAATTGAGGGCAGAGAGTAAAAATGAACATGTCCGCAACCAAAATATTCGGAG GGTTGATGAGGAAGACAGACAGAGAAATAGTGGTAACGAAGCTGATCAAGCCACTTTGAGCAATACACTAGATGCTTGGATTAATTGCATTCGTGGTGTAGGTCAAACATTCAAAGATGCTGCTGACTTTAGAAGATGTGTTAAAAATTATGTTGTTTCTACAAGACGTTCATTTTCGTACAGAAAGAATGATAGCGAAAAAGTCACTGTTACTTTTACTGACACTAGTTGTGGATGGAGAATTTATGCTTCTAACTACAAAGCATACAATATATTTGCGATCCGAAAATGCAATTTAGAGCATACATGTGGTGAGAATAATCTACGTAGTAGAGGACATCCTAGAGCAGATGCAACATGGATAGCTAATGTGGTGAAAGGCAAACTTATAGGAGAGCCCTCTTATCGTCCTTGTACAATTCAAAAAGACTTACAAAGAGATTATGTTGTAGAGTTATACTATCGCAATGTGTGGAAGGGCAAGGAGTTAGCGATGCATGATATTCATGGCACAGATGAGGGATGCTATGATAGACTAAGATGGTATTGTCGAGCTGTTAAAGAAACGAATCCTGGAAGTGTTGCTGAGTGTGAGATTGATATTGAAACTAACAATTTTAAACGACTGTTCATTTGTTTGTACGCATGTGTAGTTGGTTTTGTTACTGGTTGTAGACCGTTGATTTTTTTGGACGGGACTCATATAAAGAATAAGTTTAAAGGTTGTATCCTACTTGCTGTGTCGAAGGATGCCAATGATGATCTTTTCACAATTGCTTATTCTGTAGTGGACGCGGAAATGATATTAATTGGGAATGGTTTTATTATCATCTGA